A region of the Lycium barbarum isolate Lr01 chromosome 1, ASM1917538v2, whole genome shotgun sequence genome:
AGGTATAATGTTCATAGTGTGTGCTCCAAGAAATTGATTGTCCAATTGTTTTTTTAACAATCCTACAATTAAGTGTAGAATTTTGCTTTCTTATTTTTGATGTCCTCTTAAATAGCTGGAAATGTGGAAAAGGAAATATTGACAATATGAGGCTCCTGGCAAGCAGAATGTAATTAGTACTTACTAAGCAGCTTTTGGATTAGGAAATTAGTTGGTTCAAAGAACGAGGATATTGATTTATAAATCACCAACCATTACAGCATAGTATGTATACTGTTCTGCTAGTAAACAGTTAGTTTGTTTTCTCTGAGTTTAAGTTGTATGCATTgacaatataaaaaatatttacacaatcaaGTCACTTATAAGTTAATAACTGGTAAATCTCTATGATAAGCATTACTAATTGGTAACCTAGTTAAAATGGTAACTAACCTACTATCACaggtttgtttttcttttttcagaTCAGATGGTAATGCATGTATTTGAATTCATCATTAAACTCTACATATAGGTGGACAATGCTATCGCAGGTTAAACTGTACTAATGGTGTAAACAACAATCTTTATATAGTCGTTGTACATAACTTGAATCCATTTTCATTTGTGGTTCTCATATGACATTTCATCTGGCTTGTACTAGTTATATTTAGTGGAAGGAGCAGATGCAACTGAGGATATCAAATCCACATCTGAAATCACAAACTGGTTGGCTGAAGGATTGCAGCATTACCTTCCACCTGAAGTTGAGCCAAACTTGAAGAAACTTGGACTAGCAGGCCACAGCCGTGGAGGAAAAGTAGCATTCGCGCTAGCTCTTGGAAAACTTGCAAATATCTCTACTAACCTGAAATTTTCAGCGTTGATTGGTGTTGATCCTGTTGATGGCATGGGCAAGGGAAAACAAACTCCACCATCAGTTCTCACCTACATTCCCCATTCCTTCAATAATCTTGATATGCCAGTGATGGTAATTGGCTCGGGTTTGGGAGAAGTTAAAAAGAATCCTCTCTTCCCAGCTTGTGCTCCAAAAGGGGTAAATCATCGCGATTTCTACAACGAATGTTGCAAGCCATCTTGTTACTTTGTGGCAAAAGATTATGGACACAATGATATGTTAGATGATGAAACGAAAGGGTTTCGAGGCAAGGCCACTTCCTGTTTATGCAAGAATGGGAAATCTAGAGAACCCATGAGGAGATTTGTTGGAGGGATTTTGGTTGCATTTTTGGAAGCTTATTTGGAAGGGAATTTGAGTGACTTGATAGCTATCAGAGATGGGCATGTCACGCTACCCGTAGAGCTCCAAGATACTGATTTTCTTGTCTAAGTTGTGGGATATGATTTAGAACTTTGGTTGTGGTTACAATTGGTAAGTTAGGTTATAGCTTGAAGGAAATTTTTAAGTGAATGTAAAAACACCACATATTAAGATGTCTCATGAAGAACTTACCTTTATGGAGTGACAGAATCTACAGAAAAACAACACATGATGCGAGCAAATACACTGTAGCCAAGTCTTTGCCAAATTTCAACTAGACTAATTGCTTTTTGATAACTACAATCTTGTTGGATttctagtctttttttttttcctttaggaAGAGTTTTCTGCATAAATCTTGTAAATAAACTTAGCAAACCCTCGTCTAATCACATCCACTCAACATCGTCATCCCATTGTTCGAGGACGATAGAAGCAAGTGCAAGTCTATATGCTGTGGACCTTAAATTTCTAACCAGGACATAGATCTCCTTCCTTCTCTTCCTAACACCTACATCCTTCCACTGTTCCTCCCTCAGGCGAGCAAGACAGACAGCCTCGCAAAGAGCCACCGCAACAGGCTTCTTACTGCAGGATAAATTCAGATAAACTCAGTACCAAAATCAAAGAACGAGCCATAACTGAAGTAAATACAATTTTTTCTTCTAATTTAATAAAATTTATCTGGACGACTATGCTGCAAGTTATTTCCAGAATTGCTATTTAATTTACCAACCTTCCCCGAACAAATCCTGTTGTAATAAAGCCAATGGGTAATCTATAAGATTCTTTGGCAGCAGGATCTTCAGGTACTTGAAATTCCCATTTACCAGTTGCTTGCTGAGAGAAGCACGATCTCACAAAGGACTCAGGTACTTGAAGTTCTCCTTTGGAAATCTCTGATCTGCATAATTCAAAACAGATGCATTTGAAAATAAGGAGCTATTTATAATAAGTTTCGGCAAACATCAATAAATTAGTCCAGTTAAACATCAAATTACAAACCTATTACTTGCATTCTGTCCATATAAAATTGCTAACTATAATGGTTACAGACGAGAACATGTTAAAAACCTTGAACAGAATTTTCAAGATGGCTTTTTTCCCTTTCCAGACTTTTTGGTTGAAGGGCAAAGCACAGGCCAAAATAACAGGAAGAGATCGTATGCAATCTACTTAGTATGCTTAACTACTACATTTATATATACACTCACTAGTAGCTAGCAAAGGTGATATAACTTTTTCCTTCCCTAGGTAAATGATTCCTCATGAACCTCTTATTCTGgaaaaaacaaaatgaagaaaaatgaCTTCCTCACAGGAGTAATCTACCAAAGATACTTGTTAACAAAGCATCATCATTTAGCAGTAGCTTAGTCATGCATATTGTAATGAAGAGGCAATTGTGTTGCAGATAAATTCTTAAAATGCTGGATAAGAGCTCCATTAGTAACAAACTAATATGTAAATGGATAGGGCAAGCAAATAACTGAATACAAAATGGATAATAATACTCACCTGGTTGTGAACAACATTACATCATCAATTTGAGGTGCACAAACAACTGCTCCTTCTTCGAAGGAACCTTCTTTGTATGCATGCAGAAGAACTCTGACTAAACACAGTTTTTGGTCCCGATTTATCTGGTAAATGACCCTATCGGTATCCACCTTGAGTATCCTTTCATCCTTCATAAATTTGGATATGCACTTCTTCCTGTGAAGCACTTTGGGAAATAAAAGTAGATGACTACCATTGATCTCATCCAAGAACTGAGTCAGAACACAAGACGTCCTAGCAACAAATCCCTCGAATGGAGCACTGCAACTACTCTCTGTGTCTGTTTTGCATCTTCCCGGGTATGGAGTAttcatttttaaattttttatcatATCGTTTGGAGGAAGTTGTTCATGTTGTATCTGACCATGACCTGCCCCACTGAGTCCTTCTAGAGCAAGGCGGACACTGTCCCATGGAGATGACACTGGAACTTTCCAAGTCCTTGTTGGAGGAGAACGGAGCTCAGACTTTTGATCATAAGCTGCTTCCTCTAAGGCCATAAAACACGAGTATGCGTTGCAATCAGGGAATTCCCTTGGAAAGCATGGCAACCCAAGCTGTAAAGAGGATAAACATATATTTATTAGGATTTAAAACTGATGTCAAACACAAATTCAGAACGAAAAGTCGAAAGCAGAACATGCATACTAACATCACAAGCAATCCAGTGCTTCTCCCTCAAACCAATCGCTTGAGCACCATTGGTCACGAGAGAGATCCAGAAGACCTTGATCCAACATAGTGGAAGAATAATAGACCATCTGAAGAGAGATTTAAAAGAACTATGAGGTATTCTCTATATAAGAACACGATATCCATATCAAACCATGATGTGcaattttctcattttcttaTGTAATTGGATTAAGGAAGAATCAAAGGTGAGTGCTATGAAGGCCAATTCTCCCAAGTAGTTAGACCAGCAAAAGAGATGTGACAAGATTGTTGCAGACGACCAATAAATAGGTATTCAAGAAATAAAAAGTAAACTTTACAGAAGTGTACTTTCGAAATAAAATTAAGGAAAATTATGAACATATATACTTACTGGTGAAATCTAATTTTTATGCAATTGTTATTGAAAAGTTTGAGAGAAAAATGGGTAACATGTTACCCAAATATAAAGTAACAGCACAGTGATAATTCATGTTATAACTAATATACAGCTTCTGAATTACTTACCATCAAGTCAATTAACTCACATACATAATCACTCAATTAATTGTTGTAACTTACAGTATATGATTGACTTTAGAGTCATACAACTGAGGTTGCTAGCAGCCCTATGACTGTAACAGTTATCTGTAGCCTCATTTTGTTTGTCTACCGTAAAAGGATTAACAATTCTCCAGTAATTGCAAATATACCATCTTCCAAAAGTTTAATTTATTATTTCATATTTGAAGTGATTTATACCCTTCTCAAATCTTATAATTATTGTTTTCACATAGTTTTTAACTCTATCATAacaaatatttatttttcttctcATATGAAAAATCAACCAAGACAAACAACTGGGATAGAGGGACACACACACATACAGAGACATACGCATTCAGTTTATATATGTTTACACTTATTTTCTTATTCTTTATAAAATTACTATCACTTATTTCCTTATTGTTAAAATTAACAAAGATGTAAAATACACTTTTGAAATGTTTCTTTGGCTAGTAACCTTATGTGATACACCTGCAGAAACTAGCACAAACCAATAGGACAATTACCTATGCTATCAACTATAGAAGTGCAATTACCATCTTTTCTTTTGTAATTAGAGGGAGGAATCCTAAAGGTGGATGCATATAAATATGTATACTGCTCAAAGTTTAAGCTACAAACTGAACCAGAAAAAGATGTTAACAGCAGAGCAATACGTGATATGAGAATAATGACATCCACGTAGCCAAAAAGTTGAAAGGTTGGAGACATCAAAACTCGAGAACAGGTGTTTATGGCATGAGATTTCCAGCTTCAGCACATGCAATGTATATTCTAGTCATGTGAGTATATTGAACAAAGGTTGGAGACATCAAAACTCGAGAACAGGTGTTCATGGCATGAGATTTCCAGCTTCAGCACATGCAATGTGTATTCTAGTCATGTGAGTATATTGAACAACCACGTGTAAATATAAATCAGGCTTATTTTCATTTCCATAGCCTATGCAGGGAAACTCACCTTATAATTGAATTTTTCTGGTTATCACTTTTCATAAGAAATATAGGGCAGAATTTAGAAAACCGTCTCTCATTAGAAGGCTGTTGTCTGCCTGAATTCATATCACCAATGCGAAACAGCTCCATACGCTGATGGTGTTTCTCCATGCAAAGGATGCTTTCTTCTATTGGAGGATCAATGCCATTTTTAGCATCCCACAGATCGATACACTCAGATAAGCCATGACTTCCTTCACTTTCTAATGACGAGCAGGAGAGTAACTTCATATCCCTTTTTGGAGTTCCATTTCCTCTACTCTCATCTTTCTTATAAGAGAGTATATCTTGAGCCTTTGCTTTCAAAGCATTAGCATCTTCATTCAGAAATCGAGGATCATTGACAGAGAGAGAAAAGATTGCTGAAGACAGGATTTGGTCGTCATTCTCAATGTAGGACGCATACTTCACTAGGGAAGAATTTACTGAAGAACTGCATAGAAAACAACGGCGTTCAGTTATCATGTTCAAAAATCAGTTAAAATAGAAAGGTTGTACCTTCTAAGAATCACCTGGTTGCAGGATGTAAAATCTTTTTAAGAAGCTCAGATGCCCTTGATCCAATCACTTCCAACTTCCCGAGTTGATCCTCAAGGGAAACGCAAGTAACTCTGGAGCCAGCAGCATCTACCTGAAAACCAAGAAGCAATACTTCTGATTTACACTATAGCAACATGAACAGGCAAGTAAATTACATCTTCTGTGAACTGTAGTAACAATGAAAATAGTATATGAGCATTAGAAATAGACATCATATGATTCTTTACTCAACCTGCCTCTCACAAGCAATTTGCAAAGCATTATATCCTTCACCAAAAGCAGCAGCATGTATCCAAACCCATAGCCGTCTTAAAGAAACACAACCATCAACTTTCTGTCGTTCACCACATATATCTGCATTATCGACCTTTGTATCAGCACTCCTACACTGCTGTGGTTGCCACATATAGGTTACAGGAGCAATTGTCTGAGAAAAGGTGGCTCCTACATGATGGAGCTGCCAAACGAAACACAAGTATCAAACAAGCAAATTTTGGAGGACATTCCACTTTAAATGAAATACGAAGATGGACCACCCACCTCAGCACTACCATAGATAGAACCAGAGAGTATGTCATTGCGAGCATCTTCACAATGTGAACATGGAGAAGGCACAAGCACGGTTTCTAGGATTGATAGCAACAAATCCTGAAAGAATATGTGAATGACCATGTTATATAAGTTCAATCTCTAGCTAGCAGAAGTCCGTTTTTCCCTTGCTCATCCTTTTTCTGGGCCCATAATTGTCAAGTTCTCGGCCAATATATGACAGAAAATAAATATAATTGTTTATTTAAAATTTTTCTAAGACAAATATTTATGTAATTATATCATTGGTTTCTAAGTAATCCAGTGACCAAAAGGAAATAATTTCAAGAGGAAGAACAATTATCAACTAAAAGTTTAGCAGGAAAGAGTGAGTAAATGCCTGCCTCTGGACCCTCCAACTGCACAGCACTGCAGTAACTTGCGTCATGGACAAGAACTCCTCCTTTTAGTTTCTTCAAAAGAGCTCTTGAGCCCCTCCCACTGCATCATATATTCATAATCAATGAAATACACAGAGTCAAAGGCCTTCTTTCCCAAAACATAAAGCATACAATAGGCAAAATCACAACCTTGTACAATAAAAAATTGTATTTTTTCTTGTTTAAGCACAAGATAACAAACGCTTCTTTTCAATGCACTAGGATAAAGTTAAAATTTTGTAGCTGCACTTTGGACATATTGCCAAAGAGCAGCAAGTTATTATTACCTGCCGTGCACACCAAGGGGAAGGTGGAATCCCCAAAGTTTCGTCATTGTGAAACGCTTAGCATGCCACAAGTGGGTTCTGAGTCTCTTAGTCCCGTCTCCTGTTGTTGAGAAGCCGTTCAGAGAATTCTTCTTAAGCTCAACTCTCCTACGAACATGGCGTGGAAGCGTCTTTTTATCTTTCTTCAAACGGTCTGCGTTATTGACATTATCCTCTCCTGTTTTCTGCTTCTTTCTAGCTCTACGTTTTGCCACTCGATTGTCATGCCCAGTTGTTCGCCTTCTCTTGCTTCTTTGTGATCTAAAATCATtacttaaacgttcttttacaaTTGAGTGGAGAGATTCAAGTTCAGAAGCTCGAGATTCAGCAAATTTGTGCACATTAACGGTGCGAGGCGGACCTGCTGCTGTTCGATGTTTGCCTCTATCTGAATTCATCGAGTGAGGACAAAAAACCAATGTTAACTCCTATCCATTCCTCACTGATTTCACTTCTTTATCATGCAGCCATCCATAAGCAATTTCACACAAAAATCAAACTTGGTCCAAATACCGTGTCAAAGTTGGGGATAAACGAAGAAAATACAACAACAGCAACTAGCTTTTCTAGCATGTAACAAGGTGTAAAAAGGTTTTAAGAGCTGCTGCAGTTTGACCAACATAAACATAAAATAATAAGCTGTTAAATACTGGGTcaccaagaaaaagaagaagaaaaaagtatTACTCTCTAGCTGATTAAATAGAACCAAAATCAAGAAATATGGAATCAACATTAGAGAGTGCATTAGGAaaagataaagaagaagaagtaagCCAACCTTGGTTCAAATCTTTACTCATTCTGTCACAAATTGAGAGCACTATTAAGCGTCTGCTCTGATTTCCTTAAACCCTTTATAACTCCCAATTTACGCTTTTTGGTTTAAGTCGTTTTCTGTTTGACCAGTaatttacccttttatcccttataaGTTTTTTTctaattccaaaattaccctcaGTAACGAAAGCCCTAGCTTTTTTTTTGTCTTCTTTCTCCTCCATTGCCCAGACTCTTTTATTATTATTCTCTTCCTTTACTCTAATTATCGACGGTACAGGTAAATTCTTTCTCCATATTTGCAATTTCAGATAGACGTGTCTCTCaccattgattttttttttttctttttgaatgaATGGTTGCTTTTGTTTCTGCTATTTGAATGGATTTTTGTATAAAAATATGATCTTGATGAATACTTTCATGCCTGTGTAGTTTTCTCAACTCTTCTTTCTGTTCtacttattttcatgaatcttTATGTTGTATTTGAGATAGAAGGAAGGTGTGATTGAGCTATGGGAATTTTGTTCTGCTTGTAAGTCTTTGACTGCTTAGTACCTatcccaaaaacaaaaaaaaacaaaaaaactttgATTGCTTAATTCACCTAGAACTAAAGCAGAAGCTAGATTAATTAGGAgctgtttggccatgagaattattcacttttttcctgaataacttttcactttatttcaaaCTCAGTGTTTGGTTATAAAATTTTCAAATCCAACTTGGAAAAGTGGTCCAAACCTGTTTTCGTATTCCATTATTTCCatcttcataaattccaaataaagtgctcTCCTCTCATTTTGCAGAAAGTATAACGAAATACAACTCTCTCTTCAACTACAACTttataaattccaaataaagtgaaaacatctggaatctatggccaaacgcccatcTTCCTCTGTTTCTTTATCCCTTGGGCACGAACGGAGCAAGTTTGAGTATCTTCTCTGTACGTGAAAATAATAATATGTGACATGGGTTATGACCTATGTGATCCTTTACATTGGAATTTTAAGAATTACATATGAGCTCGCAGTTTCTTATTGGAATCGCACTGTTACATTTAGCATTTCACAGAGAAATAACTTGATGATAGAGAAATGATACCAGTTTGGTTACTAAAAGACAAGTATCATGACAAAACTGAGCAGTCACATAACAATAAAAAGGATCACAAACTACTCTAAAGATAACTACGAATGTGACATTGGGTATCTTCTCTGTACATTAACATAAACTAAGGGTCATACTGAACATGTTGTGGTACTAACTTGAATAGCTTGAAAGAGAGACTGCTCTCTGTGAAAAGTAATAGTAGCATATTACAAATGATCTCTCACCCACCCGCGTTGCTAAAAACAAAAATGTGGCGAGAGTAGGAGAAACATGGAAGACTTTGTGATCTTTTACTTTGTGATCTTTTTTTCAAGTACTCTGGAGTCTAGCTAAACCAAGAACTCGTTTTGATTAGCCCTAGCCACTAAATTCTGAAGCTTTGTTACCCTACCATTGATACTTGGTCTAAATGTTGATTGACAATTATGTACTAAGGAAaagaaatactaaataaaacattTTTTTCCCAGGAAAAGCAAGGCTCACGCTTGTTCTTTTTCAAATTACAGATACATATCACTGCAAGCAACTTCTCGTGAGTGATTGAAGAGTAATAGTTTGAACACGAAGTTCTGGCTTCTGGTGATGAAGATGTATGAACTCTTTATAGTTGTTCCTGATTAAAGCCATTGCTTCATTGAGCTACTACGTTCAtggttttttttatttattttttgcagCCTTGAAGCAAATGCAGGTGCTCTCACAAATTTTGAGGTGCTTGACTTTCTACGCTCTAGAGGTGCAGGAAAAGATCCTACGAGGGTCATAGTTCCTGTTGCGCCGTCAGAGTTCAAGGTTGGTAGTTACATTATACAACTTCTTGTTTGAGAGTATTTCGTTGTGCCTGGCAATGCCTTACGTTTCCCATCTTCTAGGTGTATGATTATTTAGAGCAAACTGCTGCTTGCAATCAGACAAGACAAGcgattgatgaattcttgggaaaATGTAAAAGTATCACCCTCGCAAAAGCTGAGATCCTTAACATCATCAATATCAGGCCATCTTCCCTCGTTGAGCTTTACCCGGTAATTTCGAAAAGATGATGCTCTTGGTATATTGACTATTTAAACTTGCAACATTGTAACTTGTTAGATATGTCAACTGTGGTATTATTGTTGCACACCACGGGTTTTTAATACTTATAAGGAATAGACAATGGAAATGGCCTTTCCCCAATGATAGGAAGTAGGAAATAGAAGATATGGTTTACTTCCTTGGTTCACTCATCTAATTTGAGCAAATAATAATGGTGCCTCGATCATGGTTTAGTCATTAATAATGGTAAGCCCCAAGAGGGTGACGTTGTTATTGAGTGATTGTTGAGATCCTTGGGTATGCTATGTGCTAAATAAAGTTGGGTTTCTTGATTAGAGCTTGGAAGGATAATGATAAGAACCATGTTTTTGATTGGTATAAGTGACTGGTGTACTGAGCGCATGGGATTGATGTGTTGCATCTGGAAAACTCCCTCCTTGAGGTATCATTGGATAGCCACTTACGGAGCTTGCTAATTAATATATTGAATTCACTCTGGTTAATTGTATGAATGTCTCGTCTTACTTCACAACTTAACTACAACTCTGGCAAACTTCATGTCATTGAAGTCACCCTTTCAGGCTTTCTTTAACGTGTTATGTTGATTTTGCTTGAAGTCTGATATAAATTTGGTTCTCTTGACGTTTGCAGATGATAGAGGAATACGACACCCGTTTTGGGGAAGCTGCAGAAACAATGGAAGAGTTTGTGGAAAATGTGGTGCAGCTGTTGCCGCCTCCTCCAAACCAAATGCAGTCTGAACAAGAAGCTGCTACAGACGAAACAGAAGCTCCAGATGGGGAAAAGACAGAGGTTGCTGAATAGACTACAAAGTGTAGGTCATACAAGAAATATTTCGGGGAAATTATTTTGTTGTACATAGTACTGAAATTTTCTAGTTTGACTTGAGCTTTAGTGATAGATGCTTGTTACATTTCTTGAGCAGAAATGGTCAGGAGTGCTGATTCCTTTCATTCGTGCTCATATCCACTACCCTACTTTGGCTATTGTTCTATATCCAGCGAGCACTAAGTTTTCAATCTTGATATTGGCTTCGCGTGGCTGGTACAGAAATAGAAAATGATAGACCAGTGAGAAAATGACTTGTAACTATGCGAAGTCATCGTTCCATCCACTCCTAAAAAAATTACTATTTCCTTCCATGGAAACTAACGTAATAGTTTTTTAGACtattattttcatgttgtttatgCTTGTTGCTACTACTTAACTGACTTTCTTTTTCACTtttctttgagccgagggtctttcaaaaacagtctctctaccttcTCAAGGTAGTGGTAAGGTTTGTGTAAACTCTATCCTCCCCAAACCGCACTTATAGGATCCTACTgggttgttggtggtggtggtgctaGCGTAATACATAGGTGAAAATGATTATTTTATACTCTATATTCAACAAATATgtcataaattaaaataaaatcgaaggaGTGCCTTATTTTACTCAAGCTACTTGATAACAGTTTGTTTAGTTTCTGCTCCTAAGCTTCAGCTTTTAGGTAACGTGCTTCTTGAACTATTTATGCATACATAACTTGATCCAGTAACCACAAAATTTCCACAGACGTGTTGCACTTGCGCTTATTCATTCATTCCATTTACGAACGGAGTTTCATAATATTGTAAATAGTATCTCTTGATATAATAGATTATCAAGATATGATCCTATATGATGTTTTCTTGACTTCAAGAAAGGTCTGATTCCAAGCAACtgtttattcttcttttttttttttttttcttcctccaATTTAGTGTAAAAAAACAAAATTTTAAACTATATTATCTCCTATTCTAATATCCTCTAGAGTAACATGCAGTGATTACATACAGATATAGAGGAATCGAACATCACTTCAAGTCATTTCCCCCtctttttctttttgctttttctaAAAGTTACTAATTTCCGTATATTAAATTAATTCAACATCATTTCAGAAAAGATGCTGTATGGTCTGTGAAATGGGAATGGGCAGACTGACTTCACCTCTAATTTGCGTTTTTAATTAGAATTTGATGTCCCTAGCAATCTTTTtcttatttacttatttattattATAGTCACCTGATATTCAAACATTACCAGTACGATAAATTCAAATTTGTGGCGTGTAAGGTCCATAAAGAAGGTAATATTTCCTACCACGAGTTCCTCCATTCCCTCAGCAGCCAATGCTCTACGTGTTTCGCCAAATCTATCTTTCAAAAAAAGCTATTAAAACAATAGACAAAGATTACCAGAACAACTCTGATAAATAGAATATGTTTCATTTTTTAATGATGTTTACCTATCAATGTGGTTATAAGTTATTCAGGTACAACACCCTTATAAAGCAAAATTTATCATGAGAAGAAAGTTTGAGAAATATGTGCAATAATTATTCGATCACATTATTACAAAATGTCGAAAATCATACTTGGGGAGGCGCACTCAAGTCGTTGATAAATTGTACTCGCCCTTCCATATTTAAgtgttttacttttcttttttatttgtaGATTTATTTAATAAGTTTTTTAATCTCAAAGtaaatttaagatcacaagatttaaaagGCTATACAAATCTTTTATTTAAGATTACAAAATTTAGAAAAAtctctctttattttttaaattcagTAGCTTTTAACTATTGGAATCCAATTTTTTCAAAAGTTGGTCTCTTtgaatctgaaaaaaaaaaaaaaaaaaaaaaaacaaagcaagTACAGACAAACTTGGATCTCTCTCTCTGTCCATAATAATAATTCTCACAAAGGGTGACTATTCCCTGTTGGAGTGTTTGACTTGGACTGAAACCCACACACGCAACACTTCAAATAATAGACCTCGCAACAACcttattttccatacttcttcTCTATGCTTTTCATTATCTCGTTAATTTGCATTATATATTTTTGCAGTTCCAACTCGATCGGCGATGAGCATATTACGCCACCGCCATAAACTTTCCCTATCTAATTTTGCAACCATAGCCACTTTCACCagctttcttttgttttcttcacTACTTGTTTCAGCTCTAGCCTTATTGAACCCAACTCCCAAACTCAGTAAGTTCCATTTTTGCTTTCCTAATTGGGTTTCTGATGATATATATAACTAATTACTCcatctatctcaatttatgtgatacatttttctttttaatctgtccCGCAATATTTTTAACTTAAAaacttttctttttattcttaaTGAAATAGTTTACCGCCATAGAAATATCTATAGCTTGTTTTTAGACcgtaaatttcaaaagtcttcctttctttcttaaacttcaagTATAAGTTACTAACTCATTAACTATGTTTTTGTGAAGCAGAGTTGATTGAAAGAGTAGTCCTTAATCAGCAGAAACTAAGTGGACCGGGTTCATCACCACCAACCTGTAGATCCAAGTGTGGAACATGTTCACCATGTAAACCGGTTCGAGTATCCATTCAACCCGGTTTTACTT
Encoded here:
- the LOC132642480 gene encoding uncharacterized protein LOC132642480; this translates as MKILEANAGALTNFEVLDFLRSRGAGKDPTRVIVPVAPSEFKVYDYLEQTAACNQTRQAIDEFLGKCKSITLAKAEILNIINIRPSSLVELYPMIEEYDTRFGEAAETMEEFVENVVQLLPPPPNQMQSEQEAATDETEAPDGEKTEVAE